TGACCCGGCCTTCGGTCGTGCATCCAGCCACGACGAGTCGGGACGTGACGGCAGCCAAACCCACATCGGGAGGGCCTGCTACCAACTCATCATAGTGCAAAATTAGTCACTACTTTTCAACAATCAGACCCCCTGAGTTGGTTTCGTGGTCTAGTTGGTCATGATTTCTCGCTAACACCGAGAAGGTCCCCGGTTCGAGCCCGGGCGAAACCACCATTTTtttgcccttcttgccgtcgtttctcccttttttttctctaTCACGTCTTTACAAGCCACTATCTTTGCCGAATGACTATGGATTTTTGCTCAGCCGTTCAGCATTTAAGATATTTCATAAGAAAGCGTTTGAAACAGGGACTTGTTGGTTGTTTGGCGGCCCGTGGAAACCATGATCTATCGTTTGTGTATCGTTATGTTTGACGGGAATTCAGCGGCTAACTGGGAAGGCCTGCGTGCACCCACGTtgaccgctgctgctcgcccatAGACTACGCTGCATCCCATAGCGTTCAAGCAGCGACACCCAGTCACCTGGTTGTCTGGACAGTTTTGCCTGCACCTGGTGCGGCAGCACAGCAGAGCATCATGACGGCGGAGCATCCTGGTGTAGGGTACTGGCTTACTTCGTAACTCTAGTTTCGTACGAACACGCCCCTGTGTTGCGACACCTGCCCATGGACTCTAGTCTATCTAACTTTTTATGTCATGTCCTGCATATGTACAGTCTATTGCGCCATGCCGGTCGTGTTCATTGCTGCAGCGGACTCGTGCTGCTAAACTGCGCGCTCCTCACCCCAAGCACCCGCTTCACGCCGAGCCACAGCTCAAACGCCTCGAGCTTGACCTCGACGCGCAGGTACCCCAACCACGCGGCAAATACCCTCACCGCATTGGGCGGCCACAGAAGGGAGCCCTTGGCCCGGATCTCTTCGAGCTGCTCGTGGAAGACGGTCCGCGTGCAGTACCGCGCGAGGATCATGAAGCTGCGGATCGGGCCCTGCCGCGTCTGCAGGttctcgtcgaggctgcgcgtGAGGTCGTTTGTCTTGAGGATGAGCAGGATGATGCGCGGGACGCGGCTGAGCATCTGCACGAGGTCCACGATGAGGCCCTCTTGTAGTGCGCCCGACATGTtttgctcctcgtcggcggagcgCGTCTTGAGAATGGACCCTTCGCGACTGACGACGCTATAGTCGCGGCCGGTGATGGCGGACGCGAAAAGCGGGAAATCATGGTCGCTGATGTTGGCCACCTCCTTGGAGTACTTCTTCATGCGgtccatgtcgccgtcaATGACGGCGAGCCACATCTTGGCGTACGACCGTCTCAAGGGCAACGGGATGTCGCGGTATAGGCCGTGGTCGTAAAGAATGACGTCAAAGTTCGGACCGCGCCCCAGGTTTCGTCTAGCGGTATTCTTGCGGATCGCGATGTTTCCTCCGTGCGGATCGCAGTGCAACGGGGCGCCATCACCGAAAATCATTTCGTTGAACACACGGGCGAGCACGGCAGAGACCTCATCGCGATCTATTCCGTTTCGATCGAGGTACTCCAAATCGTCTGGTCGACTCCCCGACTCGCATgccatgacgatgatgcgctTCTTGGCCCAGATGACTTCGGGAACGACCAGAGGCAACTCAGGGACTTTTGCGAAATATGCCTTCATTCGCTTGGCATTTTCTGCCTCCTCTTGAAAATCGAGTTCCTTTGGCAACGACACCTCCATCTCCGATGACAACCATTCAAGGTCGTATTCAGGAAAGAAGCGCTTCAGTGTCGAGAAGGTGATTCGTGTCAATGCCAGGTCGAGAGGTGCCCAGGCCTGTAACTCCGGATGCTGCACCTTGACGGCAACCTTGCGGCCAGTGTCCTTGATCGTCGCCAGATGGACCTGCGCTAGCGATGCAGCGCCGATGGGCTCGGGAGAGAAGTCGGAGAAGTAATGCCAcaggtcctcgtcggtgTCCTTTAGAAACATTTCCTGGATCGACTCgaacgacgagacggggcATTTGTCCTGAAGTGGTATGAATGTAGTCGTCCATTCTGGGGGCAAGAGGTAGTTCATAGCGCTCTGCATTGCACGTGGTTAGCAATGCCGAATTGCCACCGCATTGGGGGCCTTGATGTACCAAGTGCTGTCCGAGTTTGATGAAAATGCCACCATTCTTCTCCAACACCTTGAGTGTTCGCTCGGCGCACCGCTTGTGGCAGGCAGTGAGTACGTTGTTTTGCTCGGTCTCGTCGGTCATGGTAGCCTTGGCATTCAAAGTAGTACGGTAGCTAAAGGTACGGCATCGAGTTAGTTGGCCGCCTCAAGCATTCCAAATCACTACTCGTGCGCAACGTACTCATTGATACAAATTGCCAAAGCAGCAACGACCCGGCCTGTcctctcggccgcctcgtagCTCGTCTTGATATCGTCGGtgaaggcgagggcggtaCTTGcgacaccggcggcgcccgttGAGGCGAGCAGGAGGACTCTCCTGGAACGGCCCTTGCGACCGTTACTGCCGGAGGAGCTGCCACCGCCCGTCGCAAATCTTCTtgcatcgacgccgaggcgcgTTGCCGGCGGGGCAAAAGCCAATTGGCTGCGACAAGTCGAGCATGTCCACGATCGAGGCGCCCCAACGCGGGTCGCGATGCGGGAGGCGACCAGAGGATTCATTTTCCAGGCGCGGCCCACGAGGGCTCTCGTCGCGGGTGGCGGTTTCAGCACGAAAGCGAAAGATGTCGCTCGCAGCTAGTGGACGCTCATGACGGACAAAGGAGACTGAAGACAAGTTCGCTGGCGAAGAGCAAAGAAAAAAGTCCGTCAACAATAAAAAAGGGATAGGCAGACTAGCAGGTGACACTTTCGACCCTGGGCGGATGGCAGCGGGTACTATCGACATCATCAACTTTTCCTTGCGCCGCCGTGATTCGCCGAGGCACCTCGGATTCGAGTTGGTTGTTGGGGACTGGCCGACGGCCGGTGGCACTGCTTGCCCCAGGCTCCCGCGCTGCGCCGAGAAGAGCGCTATTTACATGCAGGCCACAGCAGCACGTGATCTCGCGCCGTGTCCCTgccgcgtcgccatcacgCCCGTTTAAGTGCCAGGAGCCTCTGAGACACACCATCAACCTCCCAACCGCCAGCCACCCCGTCCATCTTATACGGGACGCTGCGTCGCGCCCCCGGCCTCTCCCCTCATGCAACAGCGTAAAGATAGCGACAAAACTGCCGGAAACATGCTCTCCTTTACCCCGACACCCATCTTTTCCGGCACATggggccatcatcgcccgtCGGTCTCGTCGCCACTATCATCCTCTCCCATTCGCGCGACGtctcccctctccccgaTTCACGAGAACACGCTCTCGCAGCGCCAGACGCAGTCGTCTCCCATACAGCCTCCAAAATTCAAGTACGCGGCGCGTCCGACGCGTCCGAATCCCGTAGTTCGGAGACGCGAACTCGCACAAGAGTCAAGACGACACACGTTTTTGCAGAGCGTGCGCCAAAAATCCGACGATAGGGCATGGCAAAGACGGGACATTGAGGGCCAGGTACGTAACCACCCCTTGCTAGGTGGGGTATCTTGCCGTACCGTGGCTAACGCATCGCAGTTTCTCAGAACAAGCTGGCTGGACGACCGTGGCCGCTTGGCGCGTGACGCGCCCGATTTTACAGAGGCGGACATCGACAACGCCATGGCCTTTCACGAGGAAGTCGAGCAGCCACATGAGAATGACACGGTCATGGACACGAATccggaggacgaggagctcgaagCCATGCTAGCGTCCTACGAGCAACAGCAGCTCACACCTTCCCAACGGCCACCATCTCCAACGCTTTCGGACGAAGACTATGACGACATCTTCGCCGAGCTGATATCACAAGAGCAGTCGCGGCCGGAGTTTTCACAAAACTCTTCTGACCATATGGATATGAGTTAAGCGTGTCTGTTTCCTTTCTGGGGACACGCGACAGGACCACAGAACAACGGCGTTTTGGGACGGGGCCTAAGGGGGTCACAGGCGTTTCTTGATCTGCGTATTGAGCGATTACTTGTATTTAGTACCTTCTGGTCGATATT
Above is a genomic segment from Purpureocillium takamizusanense chromosome 2, complete sequence containing:
- a CDS encoding uncharacterized protein (TransMembrane:1 (i64-82o)~EggNog:ENOG503NVI9~BUSCO:EOG09261JCQ~COG:S) encodes the protein MNPLVASRIATRVGAPRSWTCSTCRSQLAFAPPATRLGVDARRFATGGGSSSGSNGRKGRSRRVLLLASTGAAGVASTALAFTDDIKTSYEAAERTGRVVAALAICINDYRTTLNAKATMTDETEQNNVLTACHKRCAERTLKVLEKNGGIFIKLGQHLSAMNYLLPPEWTTTFIPLQDKCPVSSFESIQEMFLKDTDEDLWHYFSDFSPEPIGAASLAQVHLATIKDTGRKVAVKVQHPELQAWAPLDLALTRITFSTLKRFFPEYDLEWLSSEMEVSLPKELDFQEEAENAKRMKAYFAKVPELPLVVPEVIWAKKRIIVMACESGSRPDDLEYLDRNGIDRDEVSAVLARVFNEMIFGDGAPLHCDPHGGNIAIRKNTARRNLGRGPNFDVILYDHGLYRDIPLPLRRSYAKMWLAVIDGDMDRMKKYSKEVANISDHDFPLFASAITGRDYSVVSREGSILKTRSADEEQNMSGALQEGLIVDLVQMLSRVPRIILLILKTNDLTRSLDENLQTRQGPIRSFMILARYCTRTVFHEQLEEIRAKGSLLWPPNAVRVFAAWLGYLRVEVKLEAFELWLGVKRVLGVRSAQFSSTSPLQQ
- a CDS encoding uncharacterized protein (BUSCO:EOG09261JCQ~EggNog:ENOG503NVI9~COG:S) produces the protein MQSAMNYLLPPEWTTTFIPLQDKCPVSSFESIQEMFLKDTDEDLWHYFSDFSPEPIGAASLAQVHLATIKDTGRKVAVKVQHPELQAWAPLDLALTRITFSTLKRFFPEYDLEWLSSEMEVSLPKELDFQEEAENAKRMKAYFAKVPELPLVVPEVIWAKKRIIVMACESGSRPDDLEYLDRNGIDRDEVSAVLARVFNEMIFGDGAPLHCDPHGGNIAIRKNTARRNLGRGPNFDVILYDHGLYRDIPLPLRRSYAKMWLAVIDGDMDRMKKYSKEVANISDHDFPLFASAITGRDYSVVSREGSILKTRSADEEQNMSGALQEGLIVDLVQMLSRVPRIILLILKTNDLTRSLDENLQTRQGPIRSFMILARYCTRTVFHEQLEEIRAKGSLLWPPNAVRVFAAWLGYLRVEVKLEAFELWLGVKRVLGVRSAQFSSTSPLQQ
- a CDS encoding uncharacterized protein (EggNog:ENOG503P732), producing the protein MQQRKDSDKTAGNMLSFTPTPIFSGTWGHHRPSVSSPLSSSPIRATSPLSPIHENTLSQRQTQSSPIQPPKFKYAARPTRPNPVVRRRELAQESRRHTFLQSVRQKSDDRAWQRRDIEGQFLRTSWLDDRGRLARDAPDFTEADIDNAMAFHEEVEQPHENDTVMDTNPEDEELEAMLASYEQQQLTPSQRPPSPTLSDEDYDDIFAELISQEQSRPEFSQNSSDHMDMS